In Paenibacillus sonchi, a single genomic region encodes these proteins:
- a CDS encoding DUF4179 domain-containing protein gives MEKWQGRTESRKMQDIRQMVQNHGLPVDSFSDLIMKRIGEEDMEKRASAKRGGRFLKKTLVATSTAAVLGAGIIGSGFVSPVMADTLKQIPIVGNIFKDIEDKGLQAAGEKGLSTAPNQSVTHDGVTLKLTDIYYDGTRLAFAIEREGIDNDETMAKQIIEPIEFDPAVKEKKAKVTLDQSVKGLLGSAVLKMPDGKEVAYGMSMSGDVEGKKNTLLYDFRKLSNTEGYGNEFELSVSIPVTQIAEPFEFKVPVKKVTEGIVKLDLNQTKKTQEFSYTIKKLELTPATSRMVVNEAGKVPSLPKPISGYNASEMLYDIVGDQSNNVLSQQGYFYSPLVTTHPIVDLDFEPFPKAPKTITVKPFTHAVDKDLKPLKDANGKPVKHYYPELEQTIQIP, from the coding sequence ATGGAGAAGTGGCAAGGTCGAACTGAAAGCCGGAAGATGCAGGACATTCGTCAAATGGTCCAAAATCATGGGCTGCCGGTAGACAGTTTCAGCGATTTAATTATGAAGCGAATAGGAGAAGAGGATATGGAAAAAAGAGCATCGGCCAAACGTGGCGGCAGATTCCTGAAAAAAACGCTGGTGGCTACATCCACAGCAGCAGTGCTGGGCGCAGGGATTATCGGGAGCGGATTTGTATCACCGGTTATGGCGGATACGTTGAAGCAGATTCCGATTGTAGGAAATATTTTTAAAGATATAGAGGATAAGGGTCTTCAAGCCGCAGGTGAAAAAGGTCTATCCACGGCCCCTAACCAAAGCGTTACCCATGATGGGGTGACGTTGAAGCTTACCGATATCTATTATGACGGCACGCGGTTGGCGTTCGCAATCGAACGTGAAGGTATTGATAACGACGAGACGATGGCAAAGCAAATTATTGAACCCATTGAGTTTGATCCGGCTGTAAAGGAAAAGAAGGCAAAAGTAACATTAGACCAGTCCGTTAAGGGCTTGCTGGGTTCAGCTGTCCTAAAAATGCCGGATGGAAAAGAAGTAGCTTATGGAATGTCGATGTCTGGCGATGTTGAAGGAAAAAAGAACACCCTTTTGTATGATTTCAGAAAGCTGAGCAACACTGAAGGCTATGGTAATGAATTCGAATTAAGCGTCAGTATACCGGTAACACAAATCGCAGAGCCTTTTGAATTCAAGGTGCCAGTGAAAAAGGTAACGGAAGGCATTGTCAAACTTGATCTGAACCAAACGAAAAAGACACAGGAATTCAGTTATACCATTAAAAAACTGGAGCTGACTCCGGCCACAAGCAGAATGGTTGTGAATGAAGCAGGTAAAGTTCCAAGCTTGCCGAAGCCGATATCCGGCTACAACGCTTCCGAAATGCTCTATGATATCGTGGGCGATCAAAGCAATAATGTGCTTTCCCAACAAGGATATTTTTACAGTCCGCTAGTCACAACTCACCCTATCGTCGATCTTGACTTCGAGCCGTTCCCGAAAGCGCCGAAAACGATTACGGTTAAGCCATTTACGCATGCCGTTGACAAAGATCTCAAGCCTTTGAAGGATGCCAACGGAAAACCGGTGAAGCATTATTACCCAGAGCTTGAACAAACGATTCAAATCCCTTAA
- a CDS encoding MFS transporter: MAAVQRRSAEAQTVGAQGRQGGSRFFFLIIVFMFWFSSYIYVPVLSPYVEHLGASYVMVGAVLGVYGLMQILFRLPIGIGSDVLNRRRPFIYLGLIASGASCLLFLAGADPGWALAARAVSGIAASAWVVYSVMFAGYFPKEDAGRAMGMLQFTTVIAQLASMMISGYIAEHWGWNAPFVIGGVVAAAALLLALRLPEQRQDKRENAIQLKDLAEVIKEPLLVKVSLLSVLAHCVLFITMFGYTPNQALAIGAGKESLGWLTLAFMLPHAAATLYGSRWFGRLLGDRGTLLLGFAGSALFTLLIPSMPTLAALCATQVGNGFMQGLIFPLLLGKSVSGVAPFKRATAMGFYQAVYAIGMSGGPFVAGWMSSAYGLKGGFWLGGIAALLAALLSWVWIREAGRTGGRAPKIGAET; this comes from the coding sequence GTGGCGGCAGTTCAGCGGCGTAGTGCTGAAGCACAAACGGTGGGAGCCCAGGGAAGGCAGGGCGGAAGCCGGTTTTTCTTTTTGATAATTGTCTTTATGTTCTGGTTCTCTTCTTATATCTATGTACCGGTGCTTTCGCCTTACGTGGAGCATTTGGGAGCCTCTTATGTAATGGTTGGGGCAGTGCTTGGAGTGTATGGGCTGATGCAGATTCTGTTCCGGCTGCCGATCGGCATTGGTTCGGATGTTCTGAACCGGCGCAGGCCTTTTATCTACCTGGGACTGATCGCCAGCGGCGCAAGCTGTCTGCTGTTCCTGGCGGGTGCGGACCCTGGCTGGGCGCTCGCAGCCCGGGCGGTATCCGGAATTGCCGCATCGGCTTGGGTTGTTTATTCGGTGATGTTTGCCGGATATTTTCCCAAAGAGGACGCTGGAAGGGCGATGGGCATGCTGCAGTTCACCACGGTGATTGCACAGCTGGCGAGCATGATGATCAGCGGATATATAGCAGAGCACTGGGGCTGGAACGCCCCGTTTGTCATTGGTGGAGTGGTGGCTGCGGCTGCGCTGCTGCTTGCACTACGTTTGCCGGAACAACGGCAGGATAAGCGGGAAAATGCAATTCAGCTTAAAGACCTGGCTGAAGTGATCAAGGAGCCGCTGCTGGTCAAAGTGTCGCTTTTATCGGTGCTGGCGCATTGTGTACTGTTTATTACGATGTTCGGGTATACTCCGAATCAGGCGCTTGCAATCGGTGCGGGCAAGGAAAGCCTCGGCTGGCTCACCTTGGCGTTCATGCTGCCCCATGCGGCAGCGACATTATATGGTTCCCGCTGGTTCGGAAGGCTGCTTGGCGACCGGGGAACACTGCTGCTCGGGTTTGCCGGAAGCGCACTGTTCACACTGTTGATCCCCTCGATGCCGACTCTTGCGGCTCTGTGCGCGACCCAGGTGGGGAATGGCTTTATGCAGGGGCTGATTTTCCCTTTGCTGCTGGGCAAATCAGTCTCCGGTGTGGCTCCGTTCAAACGGGCAACGGCAATGGGGTTCTACCAGGCGGTGTATGCCATCGGTATGTCGGGCGGCCCTTTTGTGGCGGGATGGATGAGCTCGGCCTATGGATTGAAAGGCGGGTTTTGGCTGGGAGGAATCGCCGCTCTGCTGGCTGCATTGCTCTCCTGGGTATGGATTAGGGAAGCGGGCAGAACCGGCGGCCGGGCTCCAAAGATCGGGGCAGAGACTTGA
- a CDS encoding universal stress protein, which produces MLFSKILLAYDGSKASNQALERAIELAKVTPGSSLYVVHAFEFPRFFIGEALAPLPASVNKDYYDLAVQTTDEVKSRLEAEGLNATVELLQGSPAEVILTYAKEQGADVIVIGSRGLGGIREFVLGSVSHNVVQSARIPVLVVK; this is translated from the coding sequence ATGTTATTCTCGAAAATATTGCTGGCCTATGACGGGTCCAAGGCTTCCAATCAGGCGCTGGAGCGCGCGATCGAACTGGCCAAGGTAACTCCGGGCTCATCCCTTTACGTTGTACACGCTTTTGAATTCCCGCGGTTTTTTATCGGGGAAGCTCTCGCGCCTCTGCCGGCTTCAGTGAATAAGGACTATTATGATTTGGCGGTACAAACCACCGATGAAGTGAAAAGCCGTCTGGAAGCTGAAGGACTGAATGCGACAGTTGAACTGCTGCAGGGCTCTCCTGCTGAAGTGATTTTGACCTACGCTAAGGAGCAGGGTGCGGATGTCATTGTGATCGGCAGCCGTGGACTGGGTGGAATTCGTGAATTTGTTCTGGGCAGTGTAAGCCATAATGTAGTTCAGAGCGCGCGTATTCCGGTACTGGTTGTAAAATAA
- a CDS encoding DNA topoisomerase III: MKVLVLAEKPSVAREIARVMGCGNKQKSYIEGPKYVVTWALGHLVGLAEPEDYNNKFANWALEDLPILPEKAKLKVLRETSQQYKAVQQLMKRQDIEELIVATDAAREGELLARWIMNMAGWKKPFRRLWISSQTDKAIREGFASLRPGREFDRLYESARCRAEADWMIGLNVTRALTCKFGAPLSAGRVQTPTLGMIMDRENEITGFRSQEYDLLTADFGSFQAGWRAQGGDGRIFERDTTAKLKERLTGRSGRIAKVQKSEKSEPHPLAYDLTELQRDANRKFGFSAKQTSSVLQRLYEQHKLVTYPRTDSRYLTSDMTGTLKERLDSVAVGPYAALARPLLRKPLPITKRVVDDSKVSDHHAIIPTEQTVLLNQLSAEERKLYDLIVRRFISLFYPAARYDAVAVTVNVDGEVFHVKGTTVKDAGWREVYGGDMSSDDEDGNTADEPAASSVKLPELREGEAVTVQRCIIRPGRTQPPKRYNEASLLTQMEKHGLGTPATRADIIEKLVSSDTIERQGNLLHPTGKGKQLIGLVAGQLHTPELTARWEAELEKIARGQGRPEPFLQGIRSMAQELVSGVKNSGAEYKPHNVSNSHCPNCGTRLLEKKTKRGKLLVCPADDCGYTRAGEKQLSNRRCPQCHKKMELKEGKAGLYVQCLGCGITETMDKDHKHINKREQQRLVQQYSKQESVGSNLGELLKAAMEAKEKGK; encoded by the coding sequence ATGAAGGTATTAGTACTTGCCGAGAAGCCGTCGGTTGCGCGCGAGATTGCGCGGGTGATGGGCTGTGGAAACAAACAGAAGAGTTATATTGAAGGACCGAAATATGTGGTTACCTGGGCTTTGGGGCATCTGGTGGGCCTGGCGGAGCCGGAGGACTATAACAATAAATTTGCCAACTGGGCGCTGGAGGATTTGCCGATTCTGCCGGAGAAGGCCAAGCTGAAGGTGCTGCGGGAGACGAGCCAGCAGTACAAGGCTGTGCAGCAGCTGATGAAACGGCAGGACATAGAAGAACTGATTGTGGCTACGGATGCTGCGCGTGAAGGCGAGCTGCTGGCGCGCTGGATCATGAATATGGCTGGCTGGAAAAAGCCGTTCCGGCGGCTCTGGATCTCTTCGCAGACGGACAAGGCGATCAGGGAAGGGTTCGCATCGCTCCGGCCGGGCCGGGAGTTTGACCGGCTGTATGAATCGGCGCGCTGCCGTGCTGAAGCAGACTGGATGATCGGGCTGAACGTGACGCGGGCATTGACCTGCAAGTTCGGTGCGCCGCTGTCTGCCGGACGGGTGCAGACCCCGACACTGGGCATGATTATGGACCGGGAGAATGAAATTACCGGCTTCCGTTCCCAGGAGTATGACTTGCTGACGGCTGATTTTGGCAGCTTCCAGGCCGGCTGGCGGGCCCAGGGCGGAGATGGGCGTATTTTTGAACGGGATACAACGGCAAAGCTGAAAGAGAGGCTCACGGGACGAAGCGGACGCATCGCCAAGGTGCAAAAAAGTGAGAAAAGCGAACCCCATCCGCTGGCATATGATCTCACAGAGCTGCAGCGTGATGCGAACCGCAAGTTCGGATTCTCGGCCAAGCAAACCTCAAGTGTGCTTCAGCGGCTGTATGAGCAGCATAAGCTGGTGACCTATCCGCGTACAGACAGCCGGTATCTGACGTCGGATATGACAGGCACGCTCAAGGAAAGGCTGGACAGTGTGGCTGTGGGGCCTTATGCGGCCTTGGCAAGACCGCTGCTGCGCAAGCCGCTGCCGATCACCAAGCGGGTTGTGGATGACAGCAAGGTGAGCGATCACCATGCGATTATTCCTACGGAGCAGACTGTACTTCTTAATCAGCTAAGTGCTGAGGAACGCAAGCTTTATGATCTGATTGTACGCCGGTTCATCAGCCTGTTCTATCCTGCAGCGCGTTACGATGCGGTGGCGGTGACGGTAAACGTTGATGGAGAAGTTTTTCATGTCAAAGGCACAACGGTAAAAGATGCGGGCTGGCGCGAGGTCTACGGCGGAGATATGAGCAGCGATGACGAAGACGGGAACACCGCAGATGAACCGGCGGCAAGCAGTGTGAAGCTCCCTGAACTGCGTGAAGGGGAAGCCGTTACCGTGCAGCGGTGCATCATCCGGCCAGGCCGGACACAGCCTCCGAAGCGCTACAATGAAGCTTCACTGCTGACCCAGATGGAGAAGCATGGGCTGGGAACGCCGGCTACACGCGCTGACATTATCGAGAAACTGGTCAGCTCCGATACGATTGAACGTCAGGGCAATCTGCTGCATCCGACAGGAAAAGGCAAGCAGCTGATAGGCTTGGTGGCAGGACAACTGCACACACCTGAGCTGACAGCGCGCTGGGAGGCGGAGCTGGAGAAAATCGCCCGCGGACAAGGGCGGCCTGAGCCTTTTCTGCAAGGCATCCGGAGCATGGCACAGGAGCTGGTGTCCGGTGTGAAGAACAGCGGGGCGGAATATAAGCCGCATAATGTCTCGAACAGCCATTGTCCAAACTGTGGAACAAGATTGCTGGAGAAGAAGACCAAGCGCGGCAAGCTGCTGGTCTGCCCGGCAGATGACTGCGGTTATACCCGTGCGGGAGAGAAGCAGCTGTCTAACCGCCGCTGCCCGCAGTGCCACAAGAAGATGGAGCTAAAAGAGGGGAAGGCAGGGCTCTATGTCCAGTGCCTTGGCTGCGGAATTACAGAGACAATGGATAAAGACCATAAGCATATCAACAAACGTGAGCAGCAGAGGCTCGTGCAGCAGTACAGCAAACAGGAGAGTGTAGGCTCTAACCTGGGTGAGCTGCTCAAAGCAGCGATGGAAGCCAAGGAGAAGGGCAAATAA
- the purQ gene encoding phosphoribosylformylglycinamidine synthase subunit PurQ gives MKFAVLVFPGSNCDIDCYKAVEDSLGEPVEYVWHTATDLSAYDCILVPGGFSYGDYLRCGAISRFAPVMAEVAKAAEQGKFVLGICNGFQILTEAGLLPGALRRNMSMKFRCHDTVLKVVNNTTPFTIDYAKDEEIVIPIAHGEGNYYCDEETLAGLKANNQIVFTYSDNPNGSVEHIAGISNVQGNVVGMMPHPERAANSLLGSEDGKRMFTSILKTWRDRYDTASIR, from the coding sequence ATGAAATTTGCTGTACTTGTCTTTCCGGGTTCCAATTGCGATATTGACTGCTACAAGGCGGTAGAAGACAGCCTCGGCGAACCAGTAGAATATGTGTGGCATACGGCGACTGATCTGTCGGCTTATGACTGTATTCTTGTGCCGGGCGGCTTCTCTTATGGTGATTATCTGCGCTGCGGTGCGATTTCCCGGTTTGCTCCGGTGATGGCTGAAGTGGCCAAAGCCGCAGAGCAGGGCAAATTTGTGCTCGGCATCTGCAACGGATTCCAGATTCTGACCGAAGCCGGCCTGCTGCCAGGTGCCCTGCGCCGCAATATGTCGATGAAGTTCCGCTGTCATGATACGGTGCTTAAGGTGGTTAATAACACTACGCCGTTTACAATTGATTATGCGAAGGATGAGGAGATTGTCATTCCAATCGCGCATGGTGAAGGCAACTACTACTGTGATGAAGAGACTTTGGCCGGGCTAAAAGCCAATAATCAGATCGTGTTCACCTATAGTGATAATCCTAATGGCTCCGTGGAGCATATTGCCGGGATCAGCAATGTGCAGGGCAATGTGGTTGGCATGATGCCTCACCCGGAACGCGCAGCGAACAGCCTGCTTGGTTCGGAAGATGGCAAACGGATGTTCACATCCATTCTCAAGACATGGAGGGATCGTTATGACACAGCAAGTATCCGCTAA
- the purK gene encoding 5-(carboxyamino)imidazole ribonucleotide synthase, translating to MAKPAAAASEDTAAPGTGAARTLLPGAVIGMLGGGQLGRMMALAGSAMGYRFVALDPAPDAPCGQVTPQITAAYDDRDAARELARRADVITYEFENVDADVAALLTAESYVPQGSALLYTTQHRLREKAAVEAAGVPVAPYRKVGSLAELTAAAAELGLPCVLKTATGGYDGKGQAVIRQPEELEAAFRQVAPGASAGGALPELVLEKFVPFKCEISVVAARSASGEVKSFPAAENIHVNNILHLSIVPARVPEEIQRRACELAERIVSGMNAVGLLAVEMFVTESGELFVNELAPRPHNSGHYTMDACVTSQFEQHVRAICNLPLGDTSLLTPVVMVNVLGQHLDGAIQAVCAPDEAGNRLGVAPKLHIYGKAESKTGRKMGHINLLCKDTGDGLSWVEQTNLWRN from the coding sequence ATGGCGAAGCCGGCAGCTGCCGCTTCGGAGGACACCGCCGCGCCGGGTACAGGCGCGGCCCGGACCCTGCTGCCCGGCGCGGTCATCGGCATGCTCGGCGGCGGGCAGCTCGGGCGCATGATGGCGCTGGCCGGCAGCGCCATGGGCTACCGCTTCGTAGCGCTGGACCCTGCGCCGGATGCGCCCTGCGGGCAGGTGACGCCGCAGATTACAGCGGCGTACGACGACCGGGACGCGGCGCGTGAGCTGGCCCGGCGCGCGGACGTCATCACGTACGAGTTCGAGAACGTCGACGCGGACGTGGCCGCGCTGCTGACGGCAGAGTCGTACGTGCCGCAGGGCAGCGCGCTGCTGTATACGACGCAGCACCGGCTGCGCGAGAAGGCGGCGGTCGAGGCGGCGGGCGTCCCCGTTGCCCCGTACCGCAAGGTCGGCAGCCTGGCCGAGCTTACGGCCGCGGCAGCCGAGCTGGGCCTCCCCTGTGTGCTGAAGACAGCCACAGGGGGGTATGACGGCAAGGGACAAGCCGTCATCCGCCAGCCGGAGGAGCTGGAAGCCGCCTTCCGGCAGGTGGCGCCGGGCGCTTCAGCCGGAGGCGCTCTGCCCGAGCTGGTGCTGGAGAAATTTGTCCCCTTCAAATGCGAAATTTCTGTGGTTGCCGCCCGCAGCGCCTCCGGCGAGGTGAAGAGCTTCCCGGCCGCGGAGAACATCCACGTGAACAACATCCTGCATCTGTCGATCGTGCCTGCCAGGGTGCCGGAAGAGATTCAGCGGCGGGCCTGCGAGCTGGCCGAGCGGATTGTCTCCGGGATGAATGCGGTTGGACTGCTGGCGGTGGAAATGTTCGTGACCGAGAGCGGCGAGCTGTTCGTAAATGAGCTGGCGCCGCGTCCGCATAATTCCGGGCATTATACGATGGATGCCTGTGTCACCTCGCAGTTTGAGCAGCATGTGCGTGCCATCTGCAATCTGCCGCTGGGTGATACCTCGCTGCTGACCCCTGTGGTCATGGTGAATGTGCTGGGCCAGCATCTGGATGGGGCCATTCAGGCGGTCTGTGCCCCGGATGAAGCAGGAAACCGGCTTGGTGTAGCACCCAAGCTTCATATATATGGCAAGGCTGAGAGCAAGACCGGCCGCAAAATGGGCCACATCAACCTGCTCTGCAAGGACACCGGCGACGGGTTGTCCTGGGTGGAGCAAACTAACCTTTGGAGGAACTGA
- the purS gene encoding phosphoribosylformylglycinamidine synthase subunit PurS, whose protein sequence is MLKATVYVTIKKSVLDPQGVAVQGALHSVGFQEVESLRIGKYMELTLDTDNRAEAEGRLKEMCEKLLANTVIEDYRYELED, encoded by the coding sequence ATGTTAAAAGCGACAGTGTATGTCACCATCAAAAAAAGTGTGCTCGATCCCCAGGGTGTAGCCGTGCAAGGGGCGCTGCATTCCGTTGGTTTTCAGGAAGTGGAGAGCTTGCGCATTGGCAAGTATATGGAATTGACTCTGGATACCGACAACCGTGCTGAAGCGGAAGGACGCCTGAAGGAAATGTGTGAAAAGCTGTTGGCCAACACGGTAATCGAGGATTACCGCTACGAATTGGAGGACTAA
- the purB gene encoding adenylosuccinate lyase produces MIERYSRPEMRAIWTEENKFNAWLEVELCACEAWAELGVIPHEDAAKLRKNAKFDIGRINEIELETRHDVIAFTRAVSESLGAERKWVHYGLTSTDVVDTALGYLLRQANEILEQDIIHFIGILKDKALAYKDTPMMGRTHGVHAEPTTFGLKMALWYEEMKRNLERFRHAANGVQFGKISGAVGTYANIDPFVEEFVCRKLGTSPAPISTQTLQRDRHAEYMAALALVATSLDKFATEIRALQKSEIREVEEAFAKGQKGSSAMPHKRNPIGCENISGLSRVIRGHMMTAYENVPLWHERDISHSSVERIILPDATMLLNYMLNRFGNIVKNLTVFPDNMKRNMNRTFGVPFSGRILTKLIDKGFSREQAYDTVQPRAMQAWEEQTQFRDIVEATPEITAVLSPEEIEDAFNPSWHLKHVDTIFRKLELI; encoded by the coding sequence ATGATCGAACGTTACAGCAGACCTGAGATGCGGGCCATTTGGACCGAAGAGAATAAATTCAACGCGTGGCTGGAAGTGGAGCTTTGCGCCTGCGAGGCATGGGCCGAGCTGGGAGTCATCCCGCATGAAGATGCTGCGAAGCTGCGGAAGAATGCCAAATTCGACATCGGCCGCATTAATGAGATTGAGCTCGAAACACGTCATGATGTTATTGCGTTTACCCGTGCGGTATCCGAGAGCCTGGGCGCGGAGCGCAAATGGGTACACTATGGGCTAACCTCCACGGACGTTGTGGATACGGCGCTCGGCTATCTGCTGCGCCAGGCCAACGAGATTCTGGAGCAGGATATTATCCATTTCATCGGAATTCTCAAGGACAAAGCGCTGGCCTATAAAGACACTCCGATGATGGGACGCACCCATGGCGTACATGCCGAGCCAACCACGTTTGGACTCAAAATGGCGCTCTGGTACGAGGAAATGAAGCGCAACCTGGAGCGTTTCCGCCATGCTGCAAACGGCGTGCAGTTCGGCAAAATCTCCGGCGCGGTCGGCACCTACGCCAATATCGACCCGTTCGTTGAAGAATTCGTCTGCCGCAAGCTGGGCACCAGCCCGGCGCCGATCTCCACACAGACGCTGCAGCGTGACCGCCACGCGGAATATATGGCTGCGCTGGCCCTTGTCGCCACTTCCCTGGACAAGTTCGCTACCGAAATCCGCGCGCTGCAAAAGAGCGAAATCCGCGAGGTGGAAGAGGCTTTTGCCAAAGGCCAGAAGGGCTCGTCGGCGATGCCGCACAAACGTAATCCGATCGGCTGCGAGAACATCTCCGGCTTGTCGCGCGTTATTCGCGGCCACATGATGACTGCTTACGAGAACGTGCCGCTGTGGCATGAACGCGACATCTCGCATTCCTCCGTGGAGCGGATTATCCTTCCGGATGCGACCATGCTGCTGAACTATATGCTGAACCGCTTCGGCAACATCGTGAAGAACCTGACCGTGTTCCCGGACAATATGAAACGCAACATGAACCGCACCTTCGGGGTGCCGTTCTCCGGCCGCATTCTGACCAAGCTGATCGACAAGGGCTTCAGCCGCGAGCAGGCCTACGATACCGTGCAGCCGCGTGCGATGCAGGCCTGGGAGGAGCAAACCCAGTTCCGCGATATCGTGGAGGCCACACCGGAAATCACCGCTGTGCTTAGCCCGGAAGAGATTGAGGATGCTTTTAATCCTTCGTGGCACCTTAAGCATGTGGATACCATCTTCCGTAAGCTGGAGCTTATTTAA
- the purE gene encoding 5-(carboxyamino)imidazole ribonucleotide mutase — translation MSVQVGVIMGSKSDWETMEHACNVLEELGVAYEKKVISAHRTPDLMFRYAEEAAGRGLRVIIAGAGGAAHLPGMVAAKTMLPVIGVPVQSKALNGLDSLLSIVQMPGGIPVATVAIGRAGATNAGLLAAQIIGAFDPEVQSRAQQRRDAIQREVLESSESL, via the coding sequence ATGTCAGTGCAGGTTGGTGTCATCATGGGCAGCAAATCAGATTGGGAAACAATGGAGCATGCTTGCAACGTCCTTGAGGAGCTGGGGGTAGCGTATGAGAAAAAAGTGATATCAGCGCACCGCACACCGGATCTGATGTTCCGCTACGCGGAGGAAGCGGCAGGCCGCGGGCTGCGCGTCATTATCGCCGGAGCAGGCGGTGCAGCGCATCTGCCGGGGATGGTGGCAGCAAAGACCATGCTGCCCGTTATCGGAGTCCCGGTACAGTCGAAGGCGCTGAACGGTCTGGATTCGCTGCTCTCCATTGTGCAGATGCCGGGTGGCATTCCGGTAGCCACCGTAGCGATAGGCCGTGCAGGAGCGACCAATGCGGGGCTGCTCGCTGCGCAGATCATCGGCGCATTCGATCCTGAGGTGCAGAGCCGGGCGCAGCAGCGGCGCGACGCCATTCAGCGCGAAGTGCTGGAAAGCAGCGAGAGCCTATGA
- a CDS encoding RNA polymerase sigma factor yields MERRDPGAQASPTLVDEAINQVRAGDREAFATIIRAFERQIYTYCYYILKSREEAEDAVQDIFVKVYRELERYRKVESFSAWLYKVAYHHCLDQIRKRKRRSRLLSLYKEQHPKAYYNPSDEGPVQLLMDSLSAEESNLLILKVVEQYSFEEIGQIMDCNPAALRKKFERLRKKLVRQKMNEGGGSHGEVARSN; encoded by the coding sequence TTGGAACGGCGAGACCCCGGGGCCCAAGCGAGTCCAACGCTGGTTGATGAAGCCATAAATCAGGTGCGTGCAGGAGACCGTGAGGCTTTTGCAACGATAATCCGGGCCTTTGAAAGGCAGATATATACGTATTGTTATTACATTTTGAAAAGCCGTGAAGAAGCTGAGGATGCGGTTCAAGATATTTTTGTGAAAGTGTATCGGGAGCTTGAGCGTTATAGGAAAGTGGAATCTTTTTCCGCCTGGCTGTATAAAGTGGCCTACCATCATTGTCTGGACCAGATTCGTAAACGCAAGCGGCGTAGCCGTCTGTTATCCCTGTATAAAGAGCAGCACCCGAAGGCTTATTATAATCCCAGCGATGAAGGGCCGGTACAGTTATTGATGGACAGTTTATCGGCCGAGGAAAGTAATCTGCTGATCCTCAAGGTTGTTGAACAGTACAGCTTCGAGGAGATTGGGCAAATTATGGATTGTAATCCTGCTGCCCTGCGGAAGAAATTTGAACGCCTGCGTAAAAAGCTGGTCCGGCAAAAGATGAATGAAGGAGGAGGCTCTCATGGAGAAGTGGCAAGGTCGAACTGA
- a CDS encoding DUF1294 domain-containing protein: MVQVVLLWFALINIIGYVVMSEDKNKARKRRDRVPEKTLFLLAFMGGALGVLIAMYHKRHKTRHTSFVIGIPLLLLLNILLYGYFLG, encoded by the coding sequence ATGGTCCAGGTTGTACTGCTGTGGTTCGCACTGATTAATATTATTGGTTATGTGGTCATGTCCGAAGATAAGAACAAGGCCCGGAAGAGACGGGACCGCGTACCCGAAAAAACATTGTTTCTGCTGGCATTTATGGGCGGCGCGCTGGGCGTGCTGATTGCCATGTACCACAAACGCCACAAGACCAGGCATACTTCCTTCGTGATCGGAATTCCGCTCTTGCTGCTGCTGAACATCTTGCTGTATGGTTATTTTTTGGGATAA